From Leopardus geoffroyi isolate Oge1 chromosome B4, O.geoffroyi_Oge1_pat1.0, whole genome shotgun sequence, a single genomic window includes:
- the KRAS gene encoding GTPase KRas isoform X4 yields MNVHECSRPRGALDFPKLVRVDPKRVRQGSPLRAGPGPSLRLRAGLCGESPEAGRRVGPAVPPPRPAEAPPRPPCSAGPAPPPTAARHPLPPPARPPLLRRRPGPLLLPGGARRLPRFPLPTPPSAAPSPHAGLKRNRAPRASIALRSALCGRPAPNSSVSSELDFPRRRPRRRRHSGGGGGGGGGGGCPASTPGPRHFGLGASAAQALKAAAGARGSAAPRPAEND; encoded by the exons ATGAACGTGCACGAGTGCAGCCGACCCCGAGGGGCGCTGGATTTTCCGAAGCTTGTCCGAGTAGACCCGAAGAGGGTGCGGCAGGGTAGCCCACTGCGCGCCGGCCCGGGTCCGAGTCTGCGGTTGCGGGCTGGACTCTGCGGCGAGAGCCCGGAGGCCGGCCGCCGCGTGGGTCCGGCGGtgcctcctccccgccccgccgAGGCGCCGCCCAGACCCCCCTGCTCGGCCGGCCCGGCTCCCCCACCCACCGCCGCccgccacccccttcccccaccggCCCGGCCCCCGCTGCTCCGCCGCCGGCCCGGCCCCCTCCTTCTCCCCGGCGGCGCTCGCAGGCTCCCTCGCTTCCCTCTTCCCACACCGCCCTCAGCGGCTCCCTCCCCGCACGCCGGTCTGAAGAGGAATCGAGCGCCGCGCGCATCGATAGCTCTGCGCTCTGCCCTCTGCGGCCGCCCGGCCCCGAACTCATCGGTGAGCTCGGAGCTCGATTTCCCtaggcggcggccgcggcggcggaggcacagcggcggcggcggtggcggcggcggcggtggcggctgcCCGGCCAGTACTCCCGGCCCCCGCCATTTCGGACTGGGAGCGAGCGCAGCGCAGGCACTGAAGGCGGCGGCGGGGGCCAGAGGCTCGGCGGCTCCCAG gcCTGCTGAAAATGACTGA
- the KRAS gene encoding GTPase KRas isoform X3, whose product MNVHECSRPRGALDFPKLVRVDPKRVRQGSPLRAGPGPSLRLRAGLCGESPEAGRRVGPAVPPPRPAEAPPRPPCSAGPAPPPTAARHPLPPPARPPLLRRRPGPLLLPGGARRLPRFPLPTPPSAAPSPHAGLKRNRAPRASIALRSALCGRPAPNSSVSSELDFPRRRPRRRRHSGGGGGGGGGGGCPASTPGPRHFGLGASAAQALKAAAGARGSAAPRCGREAC is encoded by the exons ATGAACGTGCACGAGTGCAGCCGACCCCGAGGGGCGCTGGATTTTCCGAAGCTTGTCCGAGTAGACCCGAAGAGGGTGCGGCAGGGTAGCCCACTGCGCGCCGGCCCGGGTCCGAGTCTGCGGTTGCGGGCTGGACTCTGCGGCGAGAGCCCGGAGGCCGGCCGCCGCGTGGGTCCGGCGGtgcctcctccccgccccgccgAGGCGCCGCCCAGACCCCCCTGCTCGGCCGGCCCGGCTCCCCCACCCACCGCCGCccgccacccccttcccccaccggCCCGGCCCCCGCTGCTCCGCCGCCGGCCCGGCCCCCTCCTTCTCCCCGGCGGCGCTCGCAGGCTCCCTCGCTTCCCTCTTCCCACACCGCCCTCAGCGGCTCCCTCCCCGCACGCCGGTCTGAAGAGGAATCGAGCGCCGCGCGCATCGATAGCTCTGCGCTCTGCCCTCTGCGGCCGCCCGGCCCCGAACTCATCGGTGAGCTCGGAGCTCGATTTCCCtaggcggcggccgcggcggcggaggcacagcggcggcggcggtggcggcggcggcggtggcggctgcCCGGCCAGTACTCCCGGCCCCCGCCATTTCGGACTGGGAGCGAGCGCAGCGCAGGCACTGAAGGCGGCGGCGGGGGCCAGAGGCTCGGCGGCTCCCAGGTGCGGGAGAGAG gcCTGCTGA